The genomic segment CTCCATTAAATCCACCGCCAGGTCTAGCGCTGACTCCTCCAGAGCCCGCCGGCGAGCCGCTGCCCGCCTGGGGTTTCCCTGGGGGTTTTCAAGCAGGCGAGGCAGAAATCTGGATGTGGTCAAATTACCGAGGCGCTGTTAAAAGCGTATTGCTAAATACCTCCCGAGGGAAAGTGCTATCGTGGCCACTTCGCACCACGGAAACGCGAGACCGAGGTTTCTCCAGCAGCCgtaggggagaagagggagagtCACAGTGGAAAATTCAAGTTTCCCAGCTCTGCACCTAAACCCCAGCACCCTGCATTAAGATACAGGCTCTCCTTTCCCTAACAAAAGCTGCCACCAGACACTAATTCTCCCTAGGCACATTAAACTAAATTATGTCCGCTTCTGCCTGGGGGTTCCCTCAAGGACGGCAAGCAGGCAAAGCCCTGAAGCGCCGGAGACGGAAAGAAACGAAGATCCAAGGGTGAAAGAAGGGAGATTTGCAAATCCCAGCGGCTCAGACTAAAACCCCAAGCCCAGCAGACCAGTGCAGCGCTGCCCAGAAACCAGCTTATTCGCCAGGCCGAGAGGCCGACGGGCGCAAACTTACCGTTTTCGTCATGCTTCGCTCCGGCCGCTATCACGACGGTCAATTAAACCTAATCTGAAATTATCATCGCTGTCCGACGGCCCCCAATTGATCTGCGCCTCGATTCAGCAACGTGCTGAGGACGTTAAGGATCCGCGAACGTGACCAAGCAACACTGCTGGTTACCAGGCCCCAGCACCGGGGCAGAGAGTCCTGTCATGAGTGGAAGAGCCCCTTCGGCGCGGACCTAAGGCTTATTTCTGTCTTAACTACTCCAGTTATCACAGTCTGAGCACATCTGAGACTGCTCTGCCCTTTAGCACCTGCCGCCATAAGACACCGACAAGCCCCGGTCCGGGACAGCGCCCCCATCGCCGCCATCTTGGGAGAGGCGGCAGGTGGCGCCGTCCTGAGCGCGGCAAGGACGGCGGCGCCATCTTGAGCGCGGCggggagggaaaaggaaggaggggGGCGCCATCTTgagcgcggcggggagggagaaggaaggagggaggcgcCATCTTGAGCGCGgcgggaagggaggagggaggcgcCATCTTGAGCGCGGCGGGGCGCCCATGGCGTTCCCGCAGCGCGGGGCGGAGCTGCGGCGGCAGTCGCTTTAAGCGCGTTTTCACCGAAACCCCTCCAATCCTCCCCGCCTGCCTCGTTGCACCCACGGGGGAGGTTACCACAGCCTgggagagccgggggggggggggggggcgggaggggttGTGTCAAGGCTGAGAAATGGCCAAGCTTCATCCAGGCTCCCAGAGACAGACTGGACCCACCAAAGCTTGCAAATATACTCAGTGTTTAAGCACGAAAACCCTCATCTTCGAGCCCAAAAGAGTGTGTCAGGCTGGAGCTGCATCATGCCACCGCAGACCGAATCACAGGCACTACAGGGAGCGTTCGCTCCCCGCATGCAACCCCCTCATTTCGGTTTCCTCCCAGCGATCGCCAGGGACGGGTGCAGAGGTCCTCGGCAGAAGCACACCCGCATCCCGCACGGCTTTCGGGGCCGGTCCTGGAGTCTCTGCCACGCTGGCGAGCAACCCCAGCGAGGGACGCCCGCCGCTGCACAAGGAAGCCGGCACTAGTCTCCCTTGCTGCTCCTCTTCGGCATCAcctggaaggagaagagaaatcaGAGATCTCCCAGGAAGGGGGAAACCTGTCCCAGGTTCCCTCCAGCACACTTTCTGCTGGCATCTCGGCAGTTTCCCATCACATGCCACAAAACAGGAGAGCGGAGACGCTCCCGTCCCCGCTCCGAGCCCGCCCAGCCCTACGGAAGAGGGtgcatttttgcattttcacCTGGGAGGCGCTTCTTCCAGCACAGCCTGCAGCGACTTCTTCAGCGCCGCGTTGCTCTGACCCAGAGCGGCAGACAGACGGCTCCGATGGGCTGCTGTGACCTGGGCAGGAGAGGAGCACGGTGCTCAGACCCCGCAGCACAGCCCGCGCTCTCCGTTTCACTCCCAGCAGACGTTGCCGCCTCCTGAAGAGCAGAGCTGCGTTCCCAGGAGCCAACCTGAGAGCCCGGGCCCAGCTCTCAGGAGCAGGTCAGCTCACCCCTGGTCTGCCGCACCCACAGCCCCGGAAAGCCAAAATTCAGCACCTAGCCTTAAAAGCTGGTCTTACTCACGTGGCTTTGGTACAAGGTGAGCACGGCCGTCACCAGCTTGGCATAATTCAGCGACGTGGCGAAGGCTGGGGCCTGCCGGCACAGGGTGAGGACCAGGAGATCGAAGAGCTCAGGGGGCAGCACCTCCTGGAAGAGAGGTGcgagcagagaggagaagaggcCCTCGCTCCAGCGCTCCGAGCACTGCTGGGGTCTGCAAGGAAACCCGGGGGACAAGGGGGGGGTCCCCTCACCTGCCTCCCCAGCACGGCCTGCACAACGGGCAGGAGCCTCTCCGACAAAGGCACCTCCAGGACCTGGCTGCAAAGGACAGTGAAGAAGAGACGCAGCCGGGCTGTGAGGGTTGGACATGGCGCGCCAGCTCTCCCGAGGGGCCGTAGCCAGGCAGGCCCATCCGAGGCAGGCGCGAGGGCACAAGCCAACATGCTTTGCCCCTGTATTCCTTTACCTCAACACCAGTCTCACATGCTCCGGCTCCAGGCACTCCTCCACCAGCTCACACACCAGCTTGGTCTGCTCAGGGCCTGCAAGGGCaaagcagaggggcagagccTCCAGAGGCTGCCAAATCTGAGGGGATGCGCCTGACCCTGCCCAGCACCCCCTCACCCAGGGGAGTACGACCTAGTCGGGACACCCCGAAATCAAGCCCCTTCTAAAATTTGGGAGAATTCAGTTTCCTTTGTCCATCTGCAGCAAGGGTTTAATTACCACCAGTCCCCAAAGGGAGATGCTGCCCTTCGGGGATTCACGCAGACTCTTGTCTCATGTCAGCAGAGCTGCCCCCAGGGGCAGTTTTGGCCCCAGAATTAGCAGCTGGCAGGAAGCCCCAAGCCTATGGAGGGATGGCAGCCTCCCTCCAGGGGAGCTGATGCTGGAAACCAGCCGTGCTCCCCATTCCTGTTCATCTCAGGCATCTGCAAACCCATCTCCCATCCTAACATCCAAGCGTTCACCTTTCCAGGTTAAATGAGCCCTCTGTAGTTCCCAGTTCACATTTTAGGTGATAAACACCCTTCAGACTGTACTCTGCATCTAGAGCTTCCCTTTCTGCTGGATGGAGCCATTTGCAGCCCACAGCAtctctccagctccttcagctgTTCCCAAAACAATCTGCATCTCTTCAGAGAGCAGCTGAAAGGAGGGCACGAGCCCAGCTCACCTTCCCCGGGCTCCTGCAGGATTGGAGCTACCAGGACTCGGCAGAAGGGCTGCGCGTACTTGGAGCAGAACGAAGCCAGGGCAGCCATGAGGTGGCGGGAGGGCGGCTGGGCGAGTGCCAGGACCTAAGGACAGAAAAGGCAGGAGATCAGGACGCGGGTGAGGGAGACACGACCCGAAACCTCTGCCCGGGCACTTACTCGCGCGAGGAAGAGCTGCTCTGCCAGGATGGCCGCGCTGGTGTAGCTGAGATCAGGGGTGAGAGCCAGCAGCCAGGTGCAGAAACGTACCAGGAGATGTTCTGGGcaggtggagagctgcaggaaggAGCACAGCCCCTCGAGCTGGTGGGGGCAGAGAGGACAGGGATGttagggccagcagcaggccctttGCGGCGCCGGGCACCCAGCAGTCGCCACAAGGATGCTAATGCTCACCTGGCCGGGAGAGCAGTCGTTCAGGATGCGCAGCTCGGGCGGGACGCTCCGCTCCGAGCGCTGCAGGGAAACACACTCTTTGGGTAACAGATCTCCATCAAATAAACCAAAACACAACTCTAGGGTTTGCTtcctccttcctgcctcccctcTTTGGCCAGCGCTGACTCCCCAGCACAGTCACTGCTGTGCTGCTCATCGCACAGTGACACTTAGCAAGTTGGACACAGGCATCAGCATAGGAGCCCAAGGGAGGTAGCAGCTGGGCTGTCTTTTGATGCCCCTCCAGTCCTTCCCGCAAAACTCATCTCCTTATCCCAGCCCTTCTGGAGGCCCTGGGCTGAGCCAGTTTAGACCATCTGCTCCAAGGAGACAGGCAGAAGCAACCACTTACGTTGGACTCCACCTGCAGCAGCATTTTCAGCCTTGGCCCATGCATCTGGGGAAAACAAGATAAAGGAACAAAAATCAGATTGGAAGACAAAAGCAAATCACTGGTGGGGCACTGCTAGGTGGTTTTACTTTCCTGATTTCCAGGAAAAGGACAGTGGGAGGCCAATTAAAAAGTCAGCTAATGGCATTCCTGATTTGCAGAGCAATTTCCCACATTACTTGGTTTTGAAGCTGCGCAATATGACTGGCTATATGGTGAGGGGCTGGTGCTTGGCATCACCcacattttgaaaggaaaggcGAGTAtaaaaaatgataattaaaaaaaagtaccaAAAAACCCACAGCCCCAGCACAACTGCTGTTTGCTGTCAGTctcagctcagctccctgctcACGAGGCTGCCGCAGGCGATGGGGGGATGCTCCCATGGATGCATCCACATCTCCAGCAGCActgcgctgggcagggcaggacaAGGTCGAGAAACCAAAGGGATTCGAAAGCCGCCCGGTACCTGCAGAAAGGACTGGACCTCCGCTGCCAGCTCTGCCTGCGAGTTCTGCCTGGCCTCACTCGGCTCCACGGCCGCATCCTGCTGGGAGCTTTCCAGGGCAGACCCAACTGGGCTCTGAGCAGATCTGTCCCCTGATGTCTCCCCAGGCAGCTCCTCTTGGGGTCCGGGGAGGTACAGGTCAAATCCAGCCTCTTCCAGCAGCAACCTTTTCCCATGCCTCTCCTCTTTCAACTCCGGACTCTCTTCTGACGCTTTCTTGCGTTTCCCACCTTGAAACACAGAGTCAGCCGCGTCCTCGGCGGGGTTAGGCCCTTTGCTGACACACCAGTTCAGTCTCCTTTGCCCCTCTGGTTTGCTCTGGGCATTGCCCGCAATTTTCTGGCACAGGCGTCTAAGCTGCTGTTGGCACGCATCCGTCAGGGGAGCGGGAGACGGggagctctcctctcccctcagcccCTGCTGGAGCAGGTCTCCCAGCGTTCGCACCCAAGGATCCACAGCAGGGTGCTGCCTCGCGGCCTGAAGCAGCCGGCTGAGGCAATCCCGCGGCACCACGGCTTGCACCACGtgcagcagagagaagaggttTCTTTGACACACAacagggagaagcagcagcagcggcttactaaagaaggggggaaaaaagggagagagacatGTC from the Apteryx mantelli isolate bAptMan1 chromosome 25, bAptMan1.hap1, whole genome shotgun sequence genome contains:
- the FANCE gene encoding Fanconi anemia group E protein gives rise to the protein MERPWLKRLDKPSRLLLHALASGSSGALAAFRALQRSQAGEGPGQAFSWQAFTAALCSEEPTLEGPEKTLAVKPLLLLLPVVCQRNLFSLLHVVQAVVPRDCLSRLLQAARQHPAVDPWVRTLGDLLQQGLRGEESSPSPAPLTDACQQQLRRLCQKIAGNAQSKPEGQRRLNWCVSKGPNPAEDAADSVFQGGKRKKASEESPELKEERHGKRLLLEEAGFDLYLPGPQEELPGETSGDRSAQSPVGSALESSQQDAAVEPSEARQNSQAELAAEVQSFLQMHGPRLKMLLQVESNRSERSVPPELRILNDCSPGQLEGLCSFLQLSTCPEHLLVRFCTWLLALTPDLSYTSAAILAEQLFLARVLALAQPPSRHLMAALASFCSKYAQPFCRVLVAPILQEPGEGPEQTKLVCELVEECLEPEHVRLVLSQVLEVPLSERLLPVVQAVLGRQEVLPPELFDLLVLTLCRQAPAFATSLNYAKLVTAVLTLYQSHVTAAHRSRLSAALGQSNAALKKSLQAVLEEAPPR